The sequence below is a genomic window from Anopheles cruzii chromosome 3, idAnoCruzAS_RS32_06, whole genome shotgun sequence.
AGTCAACGGGtcaaaaaagaagaaacagaTAGCGTTCTTGCACTGAGTAATGGACATGCCGAAGTTCAATACAGATGAAACGTGATTTACTAGGGTAGACATTCAACTCAGGCATAGGACTCCTTCGTATAACCCGCTCAGGTAGAAGTGATTAATAGCTAGTAAGAAGCGGCTACCAATTTGATCAGTTAGATGTTTGAACATGAAAGGTCCCGGGATACTAAACGCCTATGTCACTGGACTAGACACTGGACATTTGACAGACATTCCATTGCAGTTGATGATAATACACCCGTTTTAAGAGGTATAAAGTAGGTATTTTAATCGTGTCAGTACAGATTGCCTGTGGATGCTGTGTCGAGTTCGGTCTTGTCATCCGGCAATTCTCGTAGTAACTGGACACCGAACACAGGAGTTAGGAACTGTTCATGACGTAaccttcttcaaaaatgtAACTCTAAAAGAAGGGTATTCgtataaaaaaacgaaaacagttTACCAAGCTGTGACTGTATCCCTCGTCATGCGACGTCATCCGTTGTTGGCTTCGTCTTTGAACCGGCCAACATTCGCTCAACCCTTTACCGGTTGGCGCCGTCGTGTGCCGCGTGAGaaacgaagagaaaaagagcgaCAAAATGCgagagaaaatcaatttctgaGCCGTCGGTGTGCGCGAGTGAGAacgagcgaaaacaaaaacaacttgCTTCGCACGTCACCTTTCACTCCGAGGGTCGGCGATCACGAGTGGccagagggagagcgagaaaacCCGGCCGCGCCGCGGTCGCGGTTTGACAACCGTACCGCAGGCGGGGGCCGGCGGTGGATGCTGCGACCTGGCCGGATACCCGTGGATGCTCCACATTGCCGCCGTACAATGTCGACGGGCGCGTCTTCATGATGATGGACGCGCCCCGCTCGTGCAGCGGGGCGGTGGGGCCCTCCTTTTGCGCTTGTTTGGTCATTCCGcggccgtgtcgtgtcgcCCACTTGACCCAATGCATTCCTGAGGTGTGTTTTCCCCattacggcggcggcagaggcACCCAACTGTGTGGTGCACGTGGCACGCAAACCATGGAAAACCTGCAAATGTTGACGTAAAACGTAcagtaaataaattgtttcgtaCTGTACAGATTCTGGTCTCGTCAGAAAAGCCAACaacatttattatttgttgTAGTTAACGTAAATCAACATTCTCTTATTAATAAAATACTAATTGCGTACGAATGCCTCAATTGTACGTCAAATCGTTCATCGATCAAATCGCTTACGTCGAATGTTTGATCAAGtgatcggcagcagcacatATCTCAAATAGAGTTGAATACTGAAATCCTTGATAGAAATGTTACTAATACATTGATAAATTAACGCGAATGCATTGTGGATCTCACTAACGTGAGGAACAATTTACCCATTTATTGGAACAGAGTTTCGTCGATTGTTTTCTCGAACGACGATGTTCGATGTTCATCGTACGTCGCAAACAGTGAACAAGTTGATTCTAATTATCGTTTATTTGGTTTCCAATATTCGACTTTTTTACCGAAGTTTGCGCTAGTACTGTATGTGGGTTACCAGCTTATCACAATTATCAACAAGTCAACTTGAAGTGTAATGAGACATACCAATCCTCTGCCTTATTTATGGTTGGCATATGGCAAAAAAAGGCTTCACATAACCATGCTACACGTCTTTCTCATGGAATGTTAgtgcattaaaataattcGTCCATTGTACCCTGCTTAGCCTTCGCTGTAATGGAGATAACTTTCGTGCCACACTGCAGCGGCGTCGTGCAAGCATTCACTCTAAACAACTCGACCGGCTTGCACCGTTACCTCGTTCGCCGCGGTCGCTgttggtgaaagaaaaatgcgcCCTACAAACGGCCGCCATGGCAACCACGCCAGAAACCCTACGGATACTCTTCAGATCCAGATCCCGGCCATCGGCGATCGTGGCGTGCTGCATTGCGCAACATCGGCAGCGACATCATAAATTTACGCTCCCCGAAAGTGTTCTGCGCTTCACACGCTCATCGACCGTCGGCTATCAAAAAGACTGTCAAAACCCGTTTCTAGGTTTCGGCCGCCTTAGGCGAGGGCGGCCAACGCCGCGTGGTGACTGCTCGGTGGTGGGTGTCGGACACTTAATGGGATCCGATCCTCCCCCGGGGCCGGCTGTTGTTATCATTATGTGTCTCGGAAATGGAACCGTTTCGGCCGCCCTGACCCCGGGAGCTAAAAACAAACTCCTTCCAAGAcctcggcgcgcgcgcacgctggCGCATCTGGTCTTCGTCTTAGCCATCTTCAGCCGGGCTGCTGCAGTTCTTCGCCGGCACCCCACATCGGCCGCATGGTATTTCGTAGGCCAAGTGCCGGCCCGGACCACTTTGGAGGACTCTGGAAATCAAATCTCCGACTTTGGAGGTTGGTCCCTCGAGGGAACGACAGTTCCGAAAATAGCATCTCCAAAACTGATGGCGATCGTCGGCCGTGATCAGCCGCGCTGGGTGTGCCGTGCGTTGGTCGCTCCCGTCGACCCGCCGGCATctaattttcggtttttgggcactttttcaTGCCAGCCAATTTTCGGGAATCGTGTTGTTTTCCGCGGCCCGGGTGGTTTCACAATATTTCCACACACTTGTGAGTCAACGGGTCAAGTGAGGGCGTGTGTTTACCGGACCGTTAGCGCAGCCGTCCGTCAGCTGTTTGGTGCCGTGCCAGACGTGGCTTTCGGTGCTCGTAAATCTGCCGCACGATGGAGTGCGGTCTTTTCGGGTGATGTAAGCAAGATTTATGCAACAAACGCGGCCCGTTCTTGGATGGTCATGGCTCGGAAAGATTTACACTCTGCCAACGTCGGGAATGGATTGTTTAAGTATCCCGCTTGGCGCGGGATGGTCTTGTCATTTGGTTTGGCCGCAACTGTCATTGGGACACTGGGGTGGGACATTATCTGAAAAACATCTTTTTCACTTCAATGAACTTCATTCAACAAGGTGTATTTTTGGATTATTGTGGTCAATTTCTATGTCTTATGCGACGAATCCTTTCGATACGGGGCATTAAAATCCTTCGTGGTGGAGCTGGACGACGAGATTGCTGAGTGGAACGTGGACCTTTGCTGCATTGAAACCATTTCATCGTTCGCACCGAACTCATCCTCCGAAGAATCTGTTGAaaccgaatcgatcgatttggtCGATGCCAGGATTTTTCCAGTTCCCGACTCCCTTGGGTCGTGATCCTTCGAGAGATTCAGTGGCTCACCAGAAGGTGAACGGATGAGGGGAGTTCCAGGGTAGCTTTCCTGTGCCGCATCGTTATCCATGTCGTCATACCGTCGATAGAATTCGTCTTCGCGGCCGtcgtttaaaattatttctttcTGAACGATCATCCGACCACGCAACATTCCGCGGCGAAGCAACTCATCCTCACCATCGTCGATGGCCAGCTCAATGATGTCATCTTCGGTGTCGGTCGAACGTTGACAAAACTCCGACTGGCACCAGCGTTGCAGCAGTATGGGAGGATACACTAGGAAAAACACCAAATTGACCAAGAATTGCTTCAATCTGGAACGAGGTGACCGTCACATGTGGGATGGTTCTGGAACGATACACACTGGGGGAAGGATGGAATTGAGATGGAAACTGCCTACCTGGAAGATTCATAGTATTCGAGGGATGCATGCAAATCATCAAATCTCCACGCCCCGATCCAAAGCCAGTAATGGCCCAGGGTAGACTTCATAAGACCTGCATTGAAAACGGGTATTAGCTAGGCAACCCTTACAAAAATTGTTTGCAGTCTTTGTCTTAAGTAACAGAGAACCTAATGAACCAGAGACCGAGTTTGCTGGAAATTTTAATGGACAGTTGCTACATACCTAGAATAAGCACGATGAGTATGTAATTCCACAGCAGCTCCAACATGGTGCACTGAAAGCAGTGCAATATCGATTGACCAAACAAAATACGCTGCATCATATCAGAATATTGTCACGAACGCACGTAACCGTGATCGTTGAGCAAACAACCcaataattttgcattcgAAATGGTGGCACAACACAGAGTGGTATCATCTGCGCCATGCGTCAAGGTAAATGTGAAAGAAAATTGCACTCTGCATGCCACGTGCCATGTTTACTCAGCGCCAttggaattaattaaacaaacacaaaaacgtgACCGTTGCACCGTTGGTGCTGAGTTCGTCAATAGAAGTATCTCTTTGGATGTAAACCATTGGCCGACGGTGCAGTGGGAAACCACTGGCGCTGATTTTTATGTCCGTGGTTAAATTATCAATTTGTTCGAAACATAACGTAACACAAAACATTGAATTGCAAGTACCATCTTTTCATTTGCGTTGACGACACGGTAACGCAGTGAACGATACGGGCCATATGGTTTCCAATTACCGCACTAAAGTACCAACCTTACCTTGTTAACCCGTTCGATAGAGTACCGCAATGGCCGGGGGTAATGTTTTGTACATTAAAAGCACACACTGCTTCGTACGTAGCTAATTCGTCGACAGAAATGTCAGATTATCAGCCGTTCCATGGCTTGCCCACTCGCAATGGCTGCTGCGATTGGGTTGAAATTAATTCTTCGCCTCGATTCGGATGATTGACGGGCACCGACCGTCGACGCACGCTGGAAATAAGTTTGTCAATTTGTCGCGGATTAGCGctgattgatcgatcgatccagcGCGCGGACGAGATTGTTCAAACCGAGCTCCGGCGAGGGTTTATGCTGtgcattcattttcatcaattAAACGCAcatgtcggtcggtcgatgggcTAATGATTGATTATTGGCGGCTGTGTAGACTAGTCACACCGGAGCACGATGATTGTGCGTTTAAGGTGCGGAAAGCTATCCGGTAAAAGTTGGTAAGTTCATTACGCCGCACCGTGCGGGGTTCGTGacccgcgacgacgacgagcataGCGCACCGGAACAAAAAGTAAATGATAAAAGTTTAgcgaaatgattgattgaCAGGTCGCGAAACACCACCTGGCAAGTGTTGTCGGGGTTGGCTTTGTGCTTTTCAGGAAACCGAAGCACGGCCGGTAGAAAGTTTTGCACAAGTTCGCAATTTGTACGTGGCGTCGGGAAATATTGAAGACAAATTagttaaaaaaaggaaactctTTACTTACTAATCCAATAGATTAGCAGttatcattttgttttgaataaaatacaaaTGTACCGTATTCATTGAACgtagtttgttttattgctaATTTCTATCTCACTGTTGCCCTGTGAAGTACCACCGTATCTCGTCGGGCATCAGTGTCCGTCCATTCGTTCTGTGATCACCGGATGCATTCATGCTAGACGCTACAGAGACGCGAATGGTTCGAAACCTCTCCTCAttcgcacagacacacacgcgcgtacacacacacacacacacacacacacacacaaatattAACTACTTTGGCACCATGTTCTACGGGCTATTTCTCTAATGTACGTCCTTCGATCGGTTCACCTAAAAGTTCCCGCACTTTGTTCGCCGGCTCCGGGATTTCCGGGTCCAAATCCGGGACTGGTTCCGGTGTAGAATAATTTGACGGACTTCGCGACCTCCCGGACAATTGTCGTTCAAGCTCTCGGTGAGGGTTGGGTTGCGTGTAAAACGGATACAGTCGGTTGCGCGCTAACGCTAACGGGGATGTACGGGGAGCTGGGATTAAAATTGTCTCACAACATTTGCTAACTTCTCGTGCACGGTGAATGGTTTAAAATGTGGCATTCGGCCGCGTGGATCaaactcgttttggttttcctcAATACCTATGCTAGAGTGTGTTACTGACCTACTTACTGGAGGCTACTCCGTTCCGAATCTTTGCCggcaccttttttttaaaACGATTTCCTAGTAAAACCGAGCTAATCGTGGGGTCGGctagtgtctgtgtgtgtgtttgtgttgggaGGTGCTTAAGAAGGACCATAGTTGCTAGATGATGATGCAGAGTATGCAGTTCGACACGCTAGGTTTCTCAGTTCTAAGGGGATATCAACTTTTTCGTCTTTAAGGTACACTTCGGCTATCTGTGGCCGCCTGCTACGTGCGCTGCTAAAAGGATGTGCCGGAACTCCGGCAACACGGGTACACATTACACCTGCACTTAACCTTAATACCTTTTCTTAATAGATTCTTCTGCACACCCGCCGGGGCCAAGTTTCGCGTGTCTCTTTGCGGGACGTTTGTAAATCgatttgtttcaaatgttCCAACCCTATCGCACGGCGTGTTGTCTACAGTGCGTCATAAAACATATCATGCGATACGCGATATATAGCTTCAACATTCTTAAACGATGTATTGTAAATACGTACACTTTCAACACTAGAACGACGCTAAACGGTTTGCTGGTTTTATCTCTGTTTGCACACGCACTACTTCACTACATGTTACACTCTACATTCCATTCTGCAACACTCCATTTGTTATGTGTGCAGGGCCAACGATAACGACTTCCGCTTTTCCATAATTCCTACTCTCTAAGGGTTAGTTTCTTCCAACTCGATGGGTTTGGTCTAACAGTGCCTTCGTGGGCCTTCGTGTTCTAATACTTTTCGGAGGATAACATAAATAAAGTGAATGCTCCTTACTTCCGAGGTTCCAGGACAGCACAGTTCCAATGCTCCCAACAACAAAGACTTGCCTAAGCCATCTCCCCAATAATTATCTCCACTTTTCCCCGAAACCCTAACACTAGGTGGTTGAAATATTGTCACGTTCTACTCATCATGAGATGCCTCACAGATACGTCTTCGCTTCGTGCTTGCGAAACTCAAACTTAAGGTCTTACCGACCGTGTCTTGGCGAATTTGCATCATACCTATTTAAACTACCTGCGAATTTCTTTGCCAGTTTGGGCGCACCAAAGAATGTAAAGGAACAAGCAACCAACAACTGATGGTGCGACTTTAGCCGCATCGCGTGTTTCCACACCCAAAAGTGCAACATAATTGACCCGTCCCTGGAGCGCCTGGATTCCTACAACACCGGGTTTACTTTCGAAATGCTAGGTTACGGTTATGCATTgtttaaaactaaaacaaagtTCCTAACAGCTTTGTACGCTACCGTCGATTTGATccttggtttcgtttcgtcctaTAGTGGGTTCTTTTTCGGTAATTTTCGCTAACATCGACACTCAACTATCATAAGATCTGGGCTAAGAACAATAGTTTACACTCAACGAATAGTTTCTAGGCTGCTATCACCGGGGGGTTTTCTTGCATCGTCCATTGTTTCATCGGCGGAAATCGGCGATTCCGTTCGGTCTTAAATGGCTAACAAAGATTGCTCCTTTTATTATCACTAGAACAAGGTTTTCCTAACCTTCCCACTAACTCGCACTAACACTTCGTTCAGTTCGGCAACGGTGAATGACGCGTTttgtgttccggttccggaccaCCTACCAGATGTCGCAGTTCTTCTGGTAGCTCAGCTTCGTGGCGGGGTGACACTGAAAGACATCGGCCGCACTGCCGCCCTGGGAGATGAGCCAGGTTAGGCTGCAAAAAACACAAGCACAACAGGGAGAATGTGAAAACGCGGCGCAATCAGCGACCGGGTCGAGTTCGTTGCTTACATTTCATCGAAATCACTTGAATTGACGTCGATCCCGCCGTACTCGGACGCGGCGCACAGCTCCTGGGCCGAGACGAGAAAGAAGATCTGGGGCGGCGTTAGGCTGAGCCCGGGCAGCCGGTTCATGCCCTTGATTGGCCCggacagcgacagcagcgTGTGGTACGCGATCTGCAGACCGCCCGAGTGGATCAGCAGCTCCATGCGCGAAGCGTTCGAGAAGACGGTCACCGCGCTCGGGACACACTGCATCACCTTCGCCTCGAACGCCTTCGTGATCGACCGCAGGATTTCCTTGGCCAGGGTCGTGCCCAGCGACGCGTAGTGCAGGTACGGCGGAAGCACGGGGTTGAAGTACGGCACCAGGATCACCGAGATAGGCACGACGATCGAGTGGGACAGCGTGTCGTAGAACACCTTGGAGATTTGTGGGTAGGCGTACCTTCAAATGGGAAATGCATTGGTTAGGACTCTGCGTATacttaatttttaaacaaaacaacaagtTTTAGAAGCTGCATTTTAGTACAAATTATAGAATATACAATaagaagaataaaacaaatagaaactAATAGAAAATCCATAAAGATAGAGTCAGAATTAACAAAATTATGGCATGGAACAGaacaacggaaagaaaaagcaCGCCTTTGATTAAAGttatacaaaacaaacgaataaaaagtAGTAAAGAGCAAAAAGAGCAAGTGGCGATCCTTACGCTGTCTGGGACGAATCCACACTAAAGTTGACCGCCTTCGTgcgattgttgttgatttCGTAGATCTTGAGCACGTTCTCGAACCAATTGTCCGAGCTGATTTCGATCTGCGGAAACGGACACATACGTCAAGGTGCGACAGTGCGCGGCTTCGAGTGGTTCTCACCTCATCCAGCACCGACGCTATCTCGGACCGATTGAAGAGCGTTGGCCAGACCTTGGCCTGGACCTTCAGCTGGGACAGCCGCACCAGGGCTGCCCCTCGCAGCGATGGCGCCCGTTTCAGATGTTGCTTCATGTTTTCGAACATTGCCTCGGTCTGCGAAAGTAAAAAAACCGAGCCACCGGCCCGGCGAAGAGAGGGTGAAGAGAGGGAGAAGAGGGCGAATGAGGAATCGGTCGCCGGACATTAGATCATCGAAAACCCGTCAACCCGGCCGGCGCACACAGTAAAGTGAGCGGTAAATCAATTCACCGCCGGCGGACCCACTTTGCGCCGAAACTACGCTACGCACCGACCGGAGCGAATTGGCCACCAACCCCCCCGGCGGCCGACCGAGCATAAATAGAGCACGTTTCGGTGGCCCACAGCcaccgggtgggggggaggcGTGTTGGTGCGGCGAGAGATCATAAATTAACCTTAAACGCAAGCTACATGCCGGATGAGTAATGGTGTTATCGTTTCGCTGTTATATGAAAAGCTGAATAAATCATGCCGTGGCTCTGGCGGATGTTTTCGGGTCGATGGCATGGCGCggacacatacacatacacacgaaGTTGCCGATGCTATTTCGGGCTTTGGGTTCCGCTTCGactttgttgctgtttgcttcACTGTGTATGATCGCCCCTGGAACACCCGGCGCGAAGAATTTACGCACAATTTGATGCTGCCGGGCGCGGAGCATAAAACGTGAACCCCATGCGAGTGAACGGACAAAAAAGGGGAATCGCTTTTATGTGAGTTCTATGTTGAAATGTGTGTTAATGTAACGAAAAGAAACATGCCAACATCCGCTGCGGTAGCTATTTGCACAGAGAACAGACCCACACAACACTCGTTCTGGGTGTTCTCGCCGTTATTATGTGAACGAAGGTTGCTTCGATTCCGAATCGACATAGGAACCGGCCTGGATGAAAGCTTGACTCTACAACGTTGTGTTCGATGGTCTAACGAAAAAACTCATTGTTTAAGGACGAGGAATAACTATTTTCAAGGTTTCACTAGGTCAAAACACTTTATGTTTTGCTCTTCTTAACTGTAACGCGTACGCGTGCACTATAAACATATTAGGACTTTGAATATACTTATGTGGTTTTACTAACTAATGGTTACAATTTTTTGAAATAAAGTATGTGTTTGGCAGCTACTGTCATTGCCTATCTAACGCATAGTAGATTTTTTGTCTAAAGTGTAAACCACACCTATTTAAAGcttctgaaaatgtcgagttttgttcctgtaAAGTGGTGAACATGCTCTTGCAGAGAGAACATGTCAGATGTGGTTTGCGCGGTTAAAAAGTGGTGGTTTTGGCTTGGAAGACCACGAGCGACAGCCAAAAAAGTTTGATGTTGAAGGGttggcagcattgctcgatTTAGGACGAACTCGATGTGAAACCCAAAAAAAGCTTGCaaaaatgttaggagttgaccacacgacagtttcccattGCCTGAGTGCtgtgggaatgattagaaaaatgtcttattgggtttcacatgaattgaaagaaagcggaacgaaggaaaaccatttgcgagTTTCTGCTTGCAccgcagaaaagaaaagggttcttgtaccgattcgtcactggtgatgaaaaggggagttatcACGAGAATCATGAACGCAAAAAGGCATGggtacagcctggtgaaccaggtccatcgcaaccatAGCGAAATGTTGTGCAAAGGTTATGTTGTGCATTTGGTGGGATACAAAAGGTGTGGCGTACTATatgcttttaaaacctaatgaaattttTGATAGACAATCCCATCGAtaacaattaatgcgtttgaagcaagctaTGGCCATA
It includes:
- the LOC128269981 gene encoding uncharacterized protein LOC128269981, with the translated sequence MLELLWNYILIVLILGLMKSTLGHYWLWIGAWRFDDLHASLEYYESSRLKQFLVNLVFFLVYPPILLQRWCQSEFCQRSTDTEDDIIELAIDDGEDELLRRGMLRGRMIVQKEIILNDGREDEFYRRYDDMDNDAAQESYPGTPLIRSPSGEPLNLSKDHDPRESGTGKILASTKSIDSVSTDSSEDEFGANDEMVSMQQRSTFHSAISSSSSTTKDFNAPYRKDSSHKT